The Ramlibacter sp. PS4R-6 nucleotide sequence CGGCTTCGGGCTTGTCGGAGCGGCCATGGCCGCGCTGCGACAGGGCGAAGGCGTGCACGCCGTCGGGCAGCAGGGGCAGCACCGGGTCCCACGAGTGCAGCGAATCGGTCAGGCCGTGCAGGAACAGCACCGGCGTGCCGCGGCCGCGTTCGGCGACCTGCAGGGTGACGCCCGTCGCCAGGCGCACGTTGCGCAGCTGGACGGCGCTCATCGTGCCCCCTCGCGCGCACCGGCCAGGGAGAAGTCGGGCGCATGGACGTCGCGGGCAATGGCCATGTCGACCCAGCGGCCGCTGCGCTGGTCGTCAAAACCGACGCGCGGCTTGAAATGCCCGGCGGCGCGGTAGGTGCCGAAGAGGCGGTCCCACAGCGGGAAGTCGCTGTAGTTGAACGCATGGACGTCGTAGGCGTGGTGCACGCTGTGCGCCTCGGGGCGCTGCACGAACCAGCCGATCCACGCCGGCGTGCGGATGTCGGCGTGCTGGAACACGGCGTTGAAGTTGCCGATGAAGCCCACGATGGCCGCGGCCACCGGGTCGAGGCCGAGCACGGGGCCGGTGACGACGACGGCGATCACGGTGTACGCCGCCATCTCGCTCGGGTGGAAGACGAACGCGCCGGAGACGTCGAGGCGCTGCGCGCTGTGGTGCATCTGGTGGAACATGCGCCACAGGAGCGGCACGCGGTGCACGCTGCGGTGCCAGGCGTAGTTCACGAGCGTGAGCACGAGGAAGCCCACGAGCGCGCCGCCGGCCACGCCCAGCGCGGCGCCGGGCAGCAGGCTGTGCTCGAACCACGAGGCGGGCATGAGCAGCGGCAGGCCCACGCCCACGCCGGCGTAGAGGGCGACGAAGACGAGGCCGGTGGTCTTCCACAACTTCACGCGCGGCTGCCAGCGGGCGGCGGCGAAGCGTTCGAGGAGCAGGAAAACCGGGTAAGGCAGGAAGGAAGCGATGAGGAGGATGTCGGTGACTTGCATGGTTGGGGGTCGGGGTCGGGAGAAGCACGGAATCGTCCGCGAAGAGCCCGCCCTACACTGAGGTCGGTCCTGCAACAAACCGGACATTTCTGCCATGCCGACCCCCATCGAGGTCGCCCTGCTGGCGCTGCCGGAGTCGACGGCGTCCACGCTCTACGGGCTCTACGACATCCTCGCCAGCGTGCGCCGGGACTGGAGCATCCTGCACGGCGAGCAAATGCAGGACTCGCCGTTCCGCCCGCTGATCGTCAGCCCCGACGGCCGGCCGGTGGAAACCGTCAACGGCGTGGTCGTCACGCCGCACTGCGGCTTCAAGGAATGCCAGTCACCGGCCATCGCCATCGTGGCCGACCTGGTCGTCGCGCCCGACGGCGCGGCCGACGGCTTCGACGAATCCATCGCGTGGCTCCTGCGCTGCCACGAAGCGGGCGCCACGCTGGCGTCGGCCTGCTCGGGCGCCGTCCTGCTCGCGCGCACGGGCCTGCTCGACGGCCTCGAGGCCACGTCGCACTGGGCCTTCTGCGACGCGCTGCAGCGCCTGCACCCCACCACGCGCTGGTACGCGGACCGCGGCCTGGTCTCCACCGGCCCGGGCAAGCGCATCCTGATGGCGGGCAGCGGCGTGGCCTGGCACATGCTGGCGCTGGCCCTGGTCGCGCGCCATGCCGGGCCCGAGGACGCGATGCGCGTGGCGCGGATCAACCTGATGGACCTGCAGGTGTCCAGCCCGCTCGCGTACGCGTCGCTCACGCACGGCGCACGCGCGGCCGACCCGGTGATCGAGCGCGCGCAGCAATGGGTGGCGCAGCACTACGCCGAGGCGGATGCGCCCGTGGCCGACATGGCGCGCATCACGGGCCTGGCCGAGCGCACCTTCAAGCGCCGCTTCGCCGCGGCCACCGGCATGACGCCGATGGAATACATCCACCACGTGCGCCTGGAGGAGGCCAAGCACCTGCTGGAGACGGGCGACACGGCCATCGAGGCCATCGCCGTCGACGTGGGCTACAGCGACAACAGCTTCTTCACGAAGCTGTTCAAGCGCAAGGTGGGCATGACGCCGGCGAAGTACCGCCAGCGCTTCGGCAAGCTCGCGCGG carries:
- a CDS encoding GlxA family transcriptional regulator; this translates as MPTPIEVALLALPESTASTLYGLYDILASVRRDWSILHGEQMQDSPFRPLIVSPDGRPVETVNGVVVTPHCGFKECQSPAIAIVADLVVAPDGAADGFDESIAWLLRCHEAGATLASACSGAVLLARTGLLDGLEATSHWAFCDALQRLHPTTRWYADRGLVSTGPGKRILMAGSGVAWHMLALALVARHAGPEDAMRVARINLMDLQVSSPLAYASLTHGARAADPVIERAQQWVAQHYAEADAPVADMARITGLAERTFKRRFAAATGMTPMEYIHHVRLEEAKHLLETGDTAIEAIAVDVGYSDNSFFTKLFKRKVGMTPAKYRQRFGKLAREIAASAAT
- a CDS encoding sterol desaturase family protein; this translates as MQVTDILLIASFLPYPVFLLLERFAAARWQPRVKLWKTTGLVFVALYAGVGVGLPLLMPASWFEHSLLPGAALGVAGGALVGFLVLTLVNYAWHRSVHRVPLLWRMFHQMHHSAQRLDVSGAFVFHPSEMAAYTVIAVVVTGPVLGLDPVAAAIVGFIGNFNAVFQHADIRTPAWIGWFVQRPEAHSVHHAYDVHAFNYSDFPLWDRLFGTYRAAGHFKPRVGFDDQRSGRWVDMAIARDVHAPDFSLAGAREGAR